The genomic segment GGCCGCGCTGGCCGGACGCATTCTGACCGTCCCGGCCGACCACCGCTGCACCGCGGCCGACGTGCACCGGGTCGCCGCGCTGCTGGCCCTGGCGGCGGTCTAGGGCCGATGCACCGAATAAGTCAGATGAGTCACGGTCGCTGACGGCTCGGCGTGCACCTGCTTCAGCGCGACGCGGGAGTCGTCCACGCCCTCGAACAGGCGAATCCCCGAGCCGAACAGCACGGGCGCCAGCGTGATCGAGAGCTCGTCGACCAGGCCCGCGTCGAGGAACTGCAGGATCGTCTCGGCGCCGCCCGAGATCCGCACGTCCCGCTCGCCCGCGGCCACCCGGGCCTGCTCCAGCGCGGCCTCGATGCCGTCGTTGACGAAGTGGAACGTCGTGCCGCCCGGCCGCTCCCACGGGTCCCGCTTCTCGTGGGTCACGACGAAGACCGGCGTATGGAACGGGGCGTTCTCCGGCCAGGCCAGCGCGCCGCCGTCGAACATGCGCTTGCCCATGATGTTGGCGCCGATGCGCTCGTGCGTGGCCCGGGCGATGTCGTTGTCGCGTCCCTCCTCACCGCCCTCGCCGATCCCGGTGTTCTCGCGGAAGAACCGCAGCGGGAAGACCCACGCCTGCAGCTCCGACCACTTCGCCATCCACCGCCGGGCCGCCGGGGAGTTGCGGCCCTCGGGCGAGAAGACCTCCTGGACCGACACTTCCTCCGGCGCCATGAAACCGTCGAGCGACATCGTCACGCTGACGAACACCGTGCCCGCCATCAGCTGGTGCGCCCGGTGACGTACGCGGCCAGGTTGTTCAGCGTCTGCTCGCCGCCCTCGATCGCGTGGTACTTCTCGACCGCCTCGTCGCGCACCTGCTTGGTCGGGAACAGCGTGCGCATCCGCAGCCGGGTCGCTGCGCCTGCCGTCTCGAACGTCAGCACCGACTCGAACGCGTTCGGGTCGTCGGCCGACTCGCCGTGCAGCAGCGTGATCCGCTCGGGCGGGCTGATCTCGCGCCAGGTGATCCACTCGGCGTAGTCGGTGCCGTCCGGCCCGTGCATCACGAAATCCCACACCCCGCCCACGCGGAAGTCGAACGACTGCGTGGTGGTGCTGAACCCCTCCGGACCCCACCAGCGGGACAGGTGCCGCACCTCGGTGAAGGCCTCGAACACCAGCTCCCGCGGGGCGTCGATGAGCCGGGAGACCACGATCTCGCGGTCGCTGTCGGGCATGCTCATTGCTGCTCCTTGAGTTCCTGTACGTACGTGTCGAGCCGGTCGAAGCTCTCGTTCCAGAACTGCGCGAACCCGCCCGCCCACTCGTGGACCGGGCGCAGCCCGCGCGCGTCCAGCTCGTAGAGGCGCTGCTTGCCGACCTCGCGGACTCGCACCAGCCCGACCTCGCGCAGCACCCGCAGATGCTTGGAGGCCTGCGACGGGCTCATGCCCAGCCGCTCGGCCAGCCCGGTCGCGGGCCACTCGCCGGCCTTCAGCAGGGCCAGCACATCTCGCCGCTGCGGTTCGGCGATCGCATTGAACACGTCCGAGGTCGTCGCCGCTCGTGCCATGCCGCCACCATATTTTCCGATATAGGAAAACGTCAAGCGCTCGGCAGCGGTGAAACCGACACCCGCACACTGGTCCACCACCGCCGCCCATGCCCGCCTGAACACTGTCCGGACCGCCGCCCCTGCGGCGCCGCGCCACCCACCCCACGCGGACCGCATCCCCTGTCCGCGCCGCCACCGCGGACCGCACCCCCTGCCCGCGCCACCCCCGCGGGCCGCATCCCCTGCCCGCGCCACCCGCCGCCCGCGCCGCCCCCGCGGACCGCGCCGCCCGCGCCGCCCGCGCCGCCTGTCCGGAGCGCGCCGCCCGCGCGGAGCCGCGTCGGCCGTCCGGGCCATCGCGCGCCCTTCGGGCCGGCAGGCCTTTGGACGGCGGCGGTTAACCGTTGGAGCCGACCCCTGCCGGGCGGTAGCCTCGGTGTTCAGCTTCCGAAGAGGGGACGAGCCGTTGTATCTGCGCTGAGACCTTCCACCGTGCCGCGCCGGCCACCCGGCGCACCGACGTCCCGCACCGGCCGGCCGAGTGCGGCGCGCCGCCATGACACGCGGCTCGCCACTCGCCCGCACGCCGTGCGCGGACCTTTTCGCGAGCAACGGAACTGTCGCAGCAGATAGGTACCTCAGCGTTGATCAATATCGAGACACCAAGGCTCGGCTGGGACGGCGCGTGGACTCTGCGCCGGACGGCTTTCGACTTCCCCGAGCCCCGGCCTGTCCCCGCACCCCGCTATCGCATCTGGAGCCGAGACTTCAGGAAGGCCGGTGAGGCGCGAGCCGCCCTGCGCCGTCAGTGGTCCCGCTCGGCCCGCCGCGACTATCGGCGCCGTTGGCGGTAACGCCCCGCCGGGCCCGGTCTGGGCCCGGCGGGGCTTTCTCCGACACGCGAGTTCGGGGCGTCAGATGTTCGCGCATGTCCCGGCCGACCTCAGCGGCGCGTCGATTTCGTGCGACGCGCCGCTTCGTATTCCGTCAGCCGGTGCTGATGTGCGGGGCGCCGACGGTGTAGAGCAGCAGAGCCAGACTGGCCACCGTGGTGGCGGCGACCGCCAGGCGGGACCACGAGGATGTGCGAGTCATCGCGGTTCTCCTAACACAATGGACGGCTTGGCGGTCAGCCGATGCTGAGGTGCGGGGCGCCGACGGTGTAGAGCAGGAGGGCCAGGCTGGTCAGGGTGCAGGCGGCTGCGGCCAGGCGTCGCCAGGTGCGCTGGGTGGTCATGAGTTTCTCCTTCAGACGGTGGCGGGCAGGTCGGCTGGTGCTGGGGCGGGGGGGTCGCGGTGTGTTCGGACGGTGGCGGGCAGGTCGGCTGGTGCTGGGGCGGCGGGGGTCGCGGTGTGTTCAGACGGTGGCGGGCACGACGGCCGGTGCTGGGGCTGCGGGGTCGCGGCGGGGCCGGCGCATCGCCAGGGCGACCAGGGCTACGGTGCCGCCGCTGATCAGGACGTCGCCGGGGCTCGCTACTTTGTTGATCAACGGCACGGGGATGATGTCGCCGAGCGGGGCCAATCGGGTGCCGGCATCGGCGGGCGCGTTCTTCGGGCCTTCGAGACCGGGCGTGCTTCCGGCCGCGGTGGCCGCGGCCGAGTCGTACGGCATCCGGCCGTTCAGTCCGATGACCAGAGCGTTCATGGCCGCGCCGAGGACGATCACGGCACCGGCCCAGCGGATCGCGGCGGGCCAGTGGCCCAGGTTGACGGTCAGCCAGCCGAAGACGATGCCGAAGACCAGCGCCAGCATCGGAACGCCGGCCACGTCCTCGACGAGGTGCCGCACATCGGGCGCGGAATACTGCGCGAACTGTACGGCCGCCGCGAGCCAGATCAGCCAGAGCGCCCGGATCCGTACGGCACGCAACCCGGACAGGCGCCCGCCGCACAGATAACCCAGCAGCACCCCGGCCACGGGCGGCGTGACGGTGAGCAGTAGGAAGCTGAACGACATGGCACCTCCCCGGATCGAATCGACGATCAGTGCCTTCGTTTCTAGTCCGCCGCGAGCCGGGCCTCTGTCGCCGAGTCGACATCCCTCCGCTTCGGACACAACGGATCGCCGCTGCTCCAGGACGAGTACCCTGCGTGATGACTTCGCCACGACGCGGACCCGGCAGGTCAACCGGCG from the Paractinoplanes abujensis genome contains:
- a CDS encoding dihydrofolate reductase family protein, with translation MAGTVFVSVTMSLDGFMAPEEVSVQEVFSPEGRNSPAARRWMAKWSELQAWVFPLRFFRENTGIGEGGEEGRDNDIARATHERIGANIMGKRMFDGGALAWPENAPFHTPVFVVTHEKRDPWERPGGTTFHFVNDGIEAALEQARVAAGERDVRISGGAETILQFLDAGLVDELSITLAPVLFGSGIRLFEGVDDSRVALKQVHAEPSATVTHLTYSVHRP
- a CDS encoding SRPBCC family protein, giving the protein MSMPDSDREIVVSRLIDAPRELVFEAFTEVRHLSRWWGPEGFSTTTQSFDFRVGGVWDFVMHGPDGTDYAEWITWREISPPERITLLHGESADDPNAFESVLTFETAGAATRLRMRTLFPTKQVRDEAVEKYHAIEGGEQTLNNLAAYVTGRTS
- a CDS encoding ArsR/SmtB family transcription factor → MARAATTSDVFNAIAEPQRRDVLALLKAGEWPATGLAERLGMSPSQASKHLRVLREVGLVRVREVGKQRLYELDARGLRPVHEWAGGFAQFWNESFDRLDTYVQELKEQQ
- a CDS encoding DUF5317 family protein; this encodes MSFSFLLLTVTPPVAGVLLGYLCGGRLSGLRAVRIRALWLIWLAAAVQFAQYSAPDVRHLVEDVAGVPMLALVFGIVFGWLTVNLGHWPAAIRWAGAVIVLGAAMNALVIGLNGRMPYDSAAATAAGSTPGLEGPKNAPADAGTRLAPLGDIIPVPLINKVASPGDVLISGGTVALVALAMRRPRRDPAAPAPAVVPATV